Genomic DNA from Telopea speciosissima isolate NSW1024214 ecotype Mountain lineage chromosome 2, Tspe_v1, whole genome shotgun sequence:
CTTTGTCAACTTGTATTGTTGAAACTTCACATCCTTCAATAGGAAGCATGTTGTCTTTGGGAAGCTTTTGCGAGGACATGACacattgaagaagattgaaaatgtGGGTTCTGGACATATAAGACCTGCTGCTTCAGTGGAAATCGTTAATTGTGGTGAATTCTGTGAAAGTAAAAATCTTGGGCCAGCTACATTGGACAGTGGTACTATGCTTCTTGACATGGACCATTTTGAATCATATGATTATATACATTTGctcctttcttttggtttttgatgACTCAAACACTCTTTATCTGCagataagaagaaaacaaataaatcaaaatcaggGAAGGATACTTATTCTGATTCTGATAGTTATGAAACTAGACGACGGGGAAAATACAAGAAATCTTCCCGGGAGAAGAGGAAAACAGAAGAAGACACCACATATCTGAGTCAGATACCTCATTGGATGCGGAGACTGAAACATCAGAGCCTGACAGTGATTCTGATTAATAttcttcatcgtcttcttccATTAGTTCTTCAAGTGATGACAGGCgcaggaggagaaagagatctTCTAAGAAGGACAAGTATAGAcgtgaaaaaaggaaaagggacaAACGCCGTGAGAGGAAATGTACGATGCATGATAAGAGATCAAGGCGCAAATCAAGAAGGTCATATTGGCTATTTGATAATGCTAGTATATATAAGCGTATTGGCTATTTTTCAAAACTAGATAACAGTAAGATTAAGTATCTTCCTAATCTTCCATGCTAAAGCTTGTTACTTTCATGACATTGTAGATAAAAGTATTATTTCATGTGGTATTGGTTGAGTTTGACTAGtgttgtttattatttttatttttttgttagtaGTTGTTCTGTTCAAATTCTATAGTAAGAAGTTGATTCTCAGAAGTGTCAGAGTAAGTATTGGAACCTGGATCATTCTTAGGCAAAACCTATTCAAATTGCTATGTTGGTTGATCCAAGCAATCAAGAAGGATTCGCAGTCTGGAGAGCAACATCCTATTATTGTCAGTGGTTCAGCTGATCCATCTTTATGATAGATCTGATCAGAAACACTGGAACTGATCGATTGGGTGATCCTGGTTGGTATTAGCCGATGATGAAGCCTTATCTATCAGGGACAATCAACTGATTGTAGTTGCACTAATTTCCATCTAATATGTCAAACTTTTATGACTAATGCCATGTAGGCATGTATACAGGCACACAATTCTATATTATTGTAATTTGACCTGAGATTGTTTTCTTAACGAGCTGAGACTGATAGAAAGCTACAATATGAAGTTTGTTCCaatgttttttctttaatttatttttggggtGGGGCGGGGGGGAGGCATTtatttgtgtgacagtgttgtATTTCTTCACTGAAAATAAAATTGGTTAGCTTGATGGCTCTGAATGAAGCTCATATGTATGTGATTGATTTATTGAGTTGTTTCTTCTGGTGCTATTGCcaataattttcttttgttgggaTTTAGAGGAGTTGCTTCGAATCTTAGGCTTTGTGCTGAAAATTTTTATTGTTATGTAGGACGCAGGAGAGTACCAGTGATAGTGAGATTGGATGTACGAGTGACTATAGCTCAGAGGATGGAGTTGATTCTCGTAGGCCAGCTCGGAAGCCTAAAACCTCTTCCAAGGTTTCTGGTAAGCCTTGAAGTTCCACTCTCCAGTTCCACATTCTTTTTCTTGTGTGGAGCAGTTTTTTGATTGTGGCTTGCTATCTGGTTTTCTGTGCTTTATTGAAAGAGTCCGACATAATATCATGAATCCTGAACCTCTCTTTATGTACATGTTAGCCTTGTTGACAAACATGGTTTATGCGGTTAGGGATAGAATTCTCCCAGCTCAGCCCTCAAGTTTTAGGGCAATGTCTCATCTTGGTTCTAGTAGAGCTTCATGagccttgggttgggcttggctTTGCTTGTGAAAGTTATGTAGCATGTATGGCATAGTATGTACTATAAATAGATAGTTGTAAGTAAATGAGCCTGTAAAATTGTGATATTTATGTGTTAGTGGGTATACCGTAGTTGTATGTTATTTGAATCTATTTACATATCACAGTTAAAGATGATATACATACTTGCATACAACTCTCGTGATAGATACCGGCTCATGGCTCCAGTCCTTTCTGGACTAGCCAGACATATCAGTGTGGCCCGGCCCAAGTTACAACCAAACTGGTGGGTTTTTCCCCCCATTGGATTAGAGCATGGCTGTTGGATACCTCTACGTTGATCTTTTGAAATATATGTTCTCTTTCAGTATAGTAGTATATTATGCTGTTACTCCTCTGTGACATCCCAGCATCCAAGCCTTTTTCCTTCGACCTCATGGTAGCAAACATAATCAGCAAATCATGAGGTTACGAAGAAGCTGGCATCTGATTTGCATTTCCACTGTTACCGCATAGAGGTCCCACTATGCTGTCTGATAATATGTATATGTAGGCCTTTTTAGTTATagttaaaattttgttttttttgggatgtTTTGTACTCCCTCATCTGCCTCAGGTATTGATGTTTACTGAGTTTGTTTATATGATGTGTTGTTTCAGCTGGGGGAGAATTTCTGTCAATCAAGGAGGGTGTAACTGCTCCTTGGCAAAAGAACGGAGATACCACGAGACCTTGTCCAATAAGAGCCCCACCTCAGAGAACAATTAGCAGAAGCCCTGCTAGATCTGCTGGGAGGAGTTTGAGCAGGAGCCCTGTAAGGGCACGGAGGACCATAAGTAGAAGCCCGATAAGGGGATCATCAAGGAGGAGGATTAGCAGAAGTCCGGCTTGGGGTTTCTCTCGAAGAAGCACTAGCAGCAGTTTAGTAAGGGTGCCTAGCCGAAATAATCGCCGTAGCTATTCATGGATCCCGAGTCCTCCGCGTGGAAGGAACTTGTCAAGAAATCCTCCAGATGTATCGCCTAAGCGCATACGAAGGGGACAGGGTTTCAGGCAGCGGTATTCTTATGCACAGCAGTATCAAACTCCATCTCCAGATCGTTCTCCTTTTAGACCACATCGTTACAGTAGTAGAAGTGATAGTGACAGGTAGGGGAGTAAGCCTTTGTAAGTTGTTCAGAATTTCTTTTCAGTTTgcactttttttatttataaaaaatgctCCATTTATTTCGAGTCTGTGTGTTAGTTCTACCTCTAGTTACAGAAGCTACTTCAATCGTTCTCCAAGGCGTTATAGAAGCCCTCCCCAAGTCAGAACTCCTCCAAGGTTTGGATCCTTTTACCCTCTGTTTATTGTTCTTTCTTGTTTGTCAAGGGAAAAATTCAGTGATcatttccaaaagaaaagaaaaacctatGGTGCTTATATTTGGCTGCTAAGTAGAGAAAAAAGAAGGTGACTAACCACCCCAAGCTACTAGTCGCCAATACATAACTGCTAACAACAAGAAACAAGCTGTTGCACTCGGGTACATTTCCCCCCTTTTCAACACTTCTTTGATGGTTCTTTCAGTGGTCAGTCCTAAGTTCCATTTATCGAAAGACAAGTAAACTGCCATGCAATCTTTTTGTCTTACCCAGGTCTATTTGGAGTCTCAATCCGGTTTCGTAGAATTGTGCAACTCGATATGCATTCGGGCAGCTGAGGGCCGGTGCCCAATGGATGCATAACGTGGTTGCCTGGTTGGGCATTGCACTCTAGGTGAACCCAGATAGGGTGAGCAGATTTACAATCAGCCTTGCCTCACAAACTGCCACACGCtcttccacccaaaaaaaaaaaaagaaaaataatccTTTCCCTGTTCATATAACAtggttgctatttttttttttaattggggcGGGGAGCGGGTGcagtttagtgttttttttctatttgcTGCAGAAAAAATGGAACAGGCACTGGGTGGGAACCAGCTATTGGAATTCCTTACTCATTTATGGGAAATTAAACTAGTGGACATTTAATCACCATGCCTCTGTCATTTTTCTAGGTCCATCTTTCTAGATGTGCCAAGGAATGTGATTAAGTTGCATGGCTGTCTTTGGAACCTGGATTACTCAAACTGAGATCCAGTCATTCAGATGTAGGGTTCAGATTTTAAGTTGCAAGTATGCTATACACAAACATGCCATCATGGGAAAATGCTGCTTACCCCAGCGGTAAGGACCTTGGGTTATTTTGGCCAGGTCTTTGCATTGATCCCGTTTTCACCCTTCTAATCCTCCTACCACTGCAGTATTAGGGATCTTTCTTAAGTTCTTCATCAAGTGCTTGATATATTCTTCACTTGTTCTTTTCCCCTTGACCATTATGCCTGGTGTTTGAGGTATTATCTGTGATTGGATATTTATGGTAGTTTATGAGGGAAAAACTAATTTTTCTATGCTTAGTGACATTTAAAGCTTTACAATTTGCCTCATGGTGGGATATTGGCCGACCTGTGATAGTAGGACTCAACACCCAGATTATTGGTAAACTTTCAGCCTGGAATGAGCGAAGCGGCCAAGAATTAGAAAGATGCAATTTTGTGTTTTTACATTCATTTTCGCTTGCCTTGCTCATCTTGGGGCTGGAAGTTTACTGATGGGTAGGTGGAAGGGAGGGGTCCTATTTATCACATGAAGGCACTTATTATTTCCCCAACACATGACAGGTTGGCAACTAATTATATTAGGCTTCGCAACTTAGGATAACCCCTCAGCTTATATCTTGTATAGATCCAATATAtgtttttatactttttaaaaCCTGTTTGCAGATACAGAAGCAGAAGAAGCCGTACATGGAGCCGAAGTGTATCCCACAGCCCAATCAGCTATCGAAGCCGCGGAAGAGTTCGTATTAGCCGTAGCCCCCAATCCACTTTGAATGTGTATAAAATCAGTATAAGTACCCAACATTTTGTCTACAACTGCAACTGATTCCTATAGGTGAGAGCTATAGTCATAGTACATTTAATAAAGATTGACATTTTGCATTTGCTTAAGTTGAGTACTGTCCTACATGAATACAAACTTTTATTCTTTCCAGTTTCAAAATCCAGTCAAATGATTTACTTGCAAAAGTAACAAGCAAGCTTTTCAATCTTTTCTTATGGTTTGATAAGCAGTGGAGTTTCTTTTAGAGGAAATGGTGGTCATGTTTAGATATTCCTATACTTCAAGTC
This window encodes:
- the LOC122651946 gene encoding peptidyl-prolyl cis-trans isomerase CYP63-like → MAQGGDFSKRDGTGGESIYGEKFADESFKLTHDGPGLLSMANAGPNTNGSLFFITFNSAPYLDGKHVVFGKLLRGHDTLKKIENVGSGHIRPAASVEIVNCGEFCENKKKTNKSKSGKDTYSDSDSYETRRRGKYKKSSREKRKTEEDTTYLSQIPHWMRRLKHQSLTVILINILHRLLPLVLQVMTGAGGERDLLRRTSIDVKKGKGTNAVRGNVRCMIRDQGANQEGRRRVPVIVRLDVRVTIAQRMELILVGQLGSLKPLPRFLLGENFCQSRRV